One Chryseobacterium wanjuense genomic region harbors:
- a CDS encoding type I polyketide synthase: protein MKKTDVAVIGLSCVFPGAQDADTFWQNIVNKVDSTQLAPADRIDPVHFSDSTNPVDRFYCQRGGFISDYEFNPTAFGILPLAVEGTEPDHLLTLDLVQKALDDAGIFKKNISLEKTGIIIGKGNYTGPGATRAIEIVRTGEQISSLLKELLPEISSADIEKVKHAFQERKGRFAADTAMGLIPNLVASLVANRFNLGGAAFTVDAACASALLAVDHAVQELQRGRSDIMIAGGVHTGQNAAFWSIFAQLGAMSRQQQIKPFSSDADGLLIGEGCGFIILKRLEDAVRDQDKIYAVIKGVGISSDGNGTSVMSPAVKGQLKALQQAWANADLDENQIGYLEAHGTGTPLGDKTELQTLAQFFGKEEGTKIAGIGSVKSNIGHAMPAAGIAGLIKTCLALHHDTLPPTLYCENPTSEMQNTRFEPIQEAKNWSKTGLPKVAAVNAFGFGGINAHVVLEGYEMPKKDEVLILARPTHEELLTALQNNETAVGEGNFRVAIFEPTPARIEKATKIVAKNNPWRNKQDIWYTNTPLLQNGEKVAFVFPGLDGLAKGEVESVSRYFNINAPIETEGEGLLNDALHIFNNCSILDNSLKKLGIVPDMNAGHSLGEWLAGYSSELAEVNSVKALIDVLNPETFELKDSKFIAIGAGIETIKPIISAIKNVYISNDNCPNQVILCGSNAALDELVPVLKSKQIFHQILPFQSGFHSPFIADKLDVILAGMEKAQFQQTKIPLWSATTLEPYPADQESIRKLSAEHLVEPVRFRELTDKLYEEGARFFIQVGTGGLIGFIDDTLKGKAFSTIASSVATRSALAQFQRVVAALFVEGKTVALDFLDIQNQSKKPSGKGIKLKLGSPIIRDFTEIKNLAKSIDTSKQKVSAAVAKSGHPLVQAFQDNISDMIKMQEEVLTLFQDRPNIPIPNVVLPKVQTPISKNFEKTLYITLETHPYLIDHSLLRQPKGWTEVADMEPVIPMTMIFEQLAEIAQAEIEGSQVHKIMNISVFQWMNVAKPFEKTVKGEWKSTNHAYLDIENFANAEVVLTSTARPNPTFNLSIGEILPIERTPEEIYEMHMFHGEKYQGITEVSKVGTKGIIGKIKGNGGKGSLLDNAGQLFGLWLQLTLTKDRIAFPVKIKDIELFGDLYDQDGIFECTCSLTEMNDEFAIGDILLTRNEKVWCKISGWQNRRLEIDAALWNVSMSPLHNRLSEEIAPEVFFFHQAYSRVASWDFILKRYFNQNEKKHHQKLLPNKRKSYMVSRVALKDAVRNLLKKEKNHPCFPITFEIGKDEIGKPFLIGDSTENIHISLAHKGKDAVGIAKSGKPVGIDMEIIEERSSGFYDLVFTDNELTLLKGKDQAEWTTKFWVAKEAYGKFAGTGLKGNPKNFEVEKITEDSLWINQTEIKTIKHKNYIIGWTL from the coding sequence ATGAAAAAAACAGATGTTGCTGTCATTGGTCTGTCTTGCGTCTTTCCGGGGGCGCAGGACGCCGATACTTTTTGGCAGAATATTGTCAATAAAGTAGATTCTACCCAGTTGGCTCCGGCCGACCGAATCGATCCTGTTCATTTCAGTGACAGTACGAATCCGGTTGACCGTTTTTATTGTCAGCGTGGTGGATTTATTTCGGATTATGAATTTAACCCAACCGCTTTTGGAATTTTACCATTGGCGGTTGAAGGAACTGAACCCGATCATTTATTGACATTGGATTTGGTTCAAAAAGCCTTAGACGATGCCGGAATATTTAAGAAAAATATTTCGCTCGAAAAAACAGGAATCATCATCGGGAAAGGGAATTATACCGGACCGGGAGCAACCCGTGCCATTGAAATAGTAAGAACTGGGGAACAAATTTCTTCTTTATTAAAAGAACTGTTACCCGAAATTTCTTCTGCCGATATTGAAAAAGTAAAACACGCTTTTCAGGAAAGAAAAGGACGTTTCGCAGCCGACACGGCAATGGGATTAATCCCAAATTTAGTGGCTTCATTGGTAGCCAACCGATTCAATTTGGGAGGTGCAGCTTTTACCGTTGATGCTGCTTGTGCAAGTGCTTTATTAGCCGTTGATCATGCAGTTCAAGAACTTCAGCGAGGCCGTTCCGACATCATGATTGCAGGAGGTGTTCACACCGGACAAAACGCTGCATTCTGGAGTATTTTTGCACAGTTAGGAGCCATGTCACGTCAACAGCAAATTAAGCCTTTCAGCAGTGATGCCGATGGGCTGTTGATTGGTGAAGGTTGCGGATTTATCATATTAAAAAGACTGGAAGATGCCGTTCGTGATCAGGATAAAATTTATGCAGTCATTAAAGGCGTCGGAATCAGCAGTGACGGAAACGGAACCAGTGTGATGAGCCCTGCGGTAAAAGGTCAGTTGAAAGCTTTGCAACAGGCTTGGGCTAATGCAGATTTAGATGAAAATCAAATCGGTTATCTGGAAGCTCACGGAACCGGTACTCCACTTGGAGATAAAACTGAACTTCAGACATTAGCTCAGTTTTTCGGAAAAGAAGAAGGCACTAAAATTGCCGGAATCGGTTCTGTAAAATCAAATATCGGTCATGCCATGCCCGCTGCCGGAATTGCTGGTTTAATCAAAACTTGTCTGGCTCTACATCACGATACATTACCACCGACTTTATACTGCGAAAATCCGACTTCGGAGATGCAGAATACCAGATTCGAACCCATTCAGGAAGCAAAAAATTGGTCGAAAACAGGGTTGCCAAAAGTAGCGGCAGTCAATGCTTTCGGATTCGGAGGAATCAATGCACATGTAGTCTTGGAAGGATATGAGATGCCTAAAAAAGATGAAGTTTTAATCTTGGCAAGACCCACGCATGAAGAGTTATTAACGGCTTTACAAAATAATGAAACAGCAGTTGGTGAAGGAAATTTCCGTGTGGCGATTTTCGAACCTACTCCTGCGAGAATTGAAAAAGCGACTAAAATTGTTGCTAAAAATAATCCGTGGAGAAATAAACAGGATATCTGGTACACCAACACTCCTCTATTGCAAAACGGAGAAAAAGTAGCTTTTGTCTTTCCGGGATTAGATGGATTAGCGAAAGGCGAAGTGGAAAGTGTTAGCCGTTATTTCAACATCAATGCGCCGATTGAAACGGAAGGTGAAGGATTGTTAAATGATGCTTTACATATCTTCAACAACTGCAGCATTCTTGACAATTCATTGAAAAAATTAGGAATTGTTCCTGACATGAATGCAGGTCACAGTTTGGGAGAATGGCTCGCGGGCTACTCTTCAGAATTGGCGGAAGTAAATTCTGTAAAAGCTTTAATTGATGTTTTAAATCCTGAAACTTTTGAATTAAAAGATTCTAAATTCATCGCTATCGGAGCTGGAATTGAAACCATTAAGCCTATTATTTCAGCAATTAAAAACGTTTATATTTCCAATGACAATTGCCCGAATCAGGTGATTCTTTGTGGAAGTAATGCGGCATTGGATGAATTGGTTCCTGTTTTAAAATCAAAACAGATATTCCACCAGATATTACCGTTCCAGTCAGGTTTTCACTCGCCTTTTATCGCAGATAAACTGGATGTGATTTTGGCAGGAATGGAAAAAGCACAGTTTCAGCAGACGAAAATTCCGTTATGGTCGGCAACGACTTTGGAACCGTATCCGGCTGACCAGGAATCTATTCGAAAACTGAGTGCGGAACATCTTGTAGAACCCGTTCGTTTCCGCGAATTAACGGATAAATTATACGAAGAAGGGGCAAGATTTTTCATTCAGGTCGGAACCGGCGGATTAATTGGATTTATTGATGATACATTAAAAGGAAAAGCTTTCAGTACAATTGCTTCCAGTGTTGCGACACGTTCTGCACTGGCTCAGTTTCAAAGAGTGGTTGCTGCGTTATTTGTAGAAGGAAAAACGGTTGCCCTGGACTTTTTAGATATTCAAAATCAATCAAAAAAACCATCCGGAAAAGGTATTAAACTGAAATTAGGTTCGCCGATTATCCGTGATTTTACAGAGATTAAAAATTTAGCAAAATCTATCGATACATCGAAGCAAAAAGTTTCTGCGGCAGTTGCAAAGTCAGGACATCCGCTTGTTCAGGCATTTCAGGATAATATTTCGGACATGATCAAAATGCAGGAGGAAGTTTTGACTTTATTTCAGGATCGTCCGAACATTCCAATTCCGAATGTTGTGTTGCCAAAAGTTCAGACTCCGATAAGCAAAAATTTTGAGAAAACATTGTACATAACGTTGGAAACTCACCCTTACCTCATCGACCACAGCTTATTGAGACAGCCAAAAGGTTGGACAGAAGTTGCCGATATGGAACCTGTGATTCCGATGACCATGATTTTTGAGCAACTAGCAGAAATCGCACAGGCAGAAATTGAAGGAAGCCAGGTTCATAAAATCATGAATATAAGCGTTTTTCAATGGATGAATGTGGCAAAACCTTTCGAAAAAACCGTAAAAGGAGAATGGAAATCGACCAATCATGCTTATTTAGATATTGAAAATTTTGCAAACGCTGAAGTTGTATTAACCTCAACCGCAAGACCGAATCCTACCTTCAATCTTTCCATCGGTGAAATATTGCCCATTGAGAGAACTCCCGAAGAAATCTACGAGATGCATATGTTTCATGGTGAAAAATACCAGGGAATTACGGAAGTTTCAAAGGTCGGAACGAAAGGAATTATCGGAAAAATAAAAGGAAATGGCGGGAAAGGTTCGTTATTGGATAATGCAGGACAATTATTTGGACTTTGGTTACAATTGACGTTAACGAAAGACAGAATTGCCTTTCCTGTAAAAATCAAAGACATTGAACTTTTCGGAGATCTATACGATCAGGACGGTATTTTTGAATGTACATGCAGCCTGACTGAAATGAATGACGAATTTGCCATCGGAGATATTCTTTTAACTAGAAACGAAAAAGTATGGTGTAAAATTTCAGGGTGGCAAAACCGCCGTCTGGAAATCGATGCCGCACTTTGGAATGTTTCGATGTCGCCTTTGCACAACCGTCTTTCGGAGGAAATTGCTCCCGAAGTATTTTTCTTTCATCAGGCGTATTCAAGAGTTGCATCTTGGGATTTTATTCTGAAAAGATATTTCAATCAAAACGAAAAAAAGCATCATCAAAAATTGCTTCCCAACAAAAGAAAAAGCTATATGGTAAGCCGTGTTGCATTGAAAGATGCCGTGAGAAATCTTCTTAAAAAGGAAAAAAATCACCCTTGCTTTCCTATCACTTTTGAAATTGGTAAAGATGAGATCGGAAAACCGTTCTTAATCGGAGATTCAACGGAAAATATTCACATTTCTTTAGCGCATAAAGGAAAAGATGCCGTCGGAATTGCAAAAAGCGGAAAACCAGTCGGAATCGATATGGAAATCATCGAAGAACGAAGTTCAGGATTCTACGATTTGGTCTTTACAGACAACGAATTAACCTTATTAAAAGGCAAAGACCAGGCAGAATGGACAACCAAATTCTGGGTAGCCAAAGAAGCCTACGGAAAATTCGCTGGAACCGGTCTGAAAGGAAACCCGAAAAATTTCGAAGTCGAGAAAATTACAGAAGATTCTTTATGGATTAATCAAACAGAAATCAAAACAATCAAACATAAAAATTATATCATAGGATGGACACTATAA
- a CDS encoding type I polyketide synthase has translation MKNVTIIGLTPFEKPDVNLMLALHQAGAFPILSLGHELAIAQEALDQINNTNIPSYGVYFPNDSLISLQISEKVTAAILPFGTSMNLLPNLPVIYQVCSLEEALKAEQSGATGIIIKGNEAGGLVGYESTFVLFQRIIKEIRSIPVWLQGGIGLHTAAAAKALGATGIVLDSQLALFPESFVSKEIKELCSKLNGTETKIIANHRVLVRPNSPTLSENITTEELREYFKDLDINKSYIPMGQDISLAIDFYEDFKNLKKLVFGFKEAMYGHLKQAKALLVINQDNILAKDLGLKYPIAQGPMTRVSDVPEFANAVAEAGALPFVALSLLKGNQAKSLVFDTKNLAGEKTWGVGILGFAPQELRDEQTSYILEAKPPVVLIAGGRPAQAKVFEKAGIKTFLHVPSPALLDIFLKEGATNFIFEGRECGGHVGPLSSTVLWEKQIERILKEDHPENISVFFAGGIHNDFSTAFVSIMAAPLAARGVKIGVLMGTAYLYTQEAVECGAIQEEFQLQAMQAKETVLLETAPGHETRCLDTAFAKYFNEEKAKLITAGTDKKEVWEKLEKLNVGRLRIAAKGVERQGDQLINIPKEDQLDLGMYMIGQIATMHDKVISLNELHENVSINNQKYIQEAELSEEPVSVEKPLDIAIIGMECIFPDAKNLEEYWKNIILGKDSVTEVPDERWNKELYYHPDSNEADVSHSKWGGFIPKIDFDPLEFGIPPQSLAAIEPTQLLTLLVAKRAMEDAGYDKHANRENISVIIGAEGGNDLANSYSFRGFYKQVFGELHEEVKEAFPHTTEDSFPGILANVIAGRITNRLDLGGRNYTVDAACASSLAALELACQELVLGKSDMVLAGGADLHNGINDYLMFSSTHALSRKGRCATFDNEADGIALGEGVAILVLKRYEDAIKDGDRIYSVIKGVGGSSDGKALGLTAPRKIGQVRALERAYSQAGISPSSVGLVEAHGTGTVVGDKTELSALTNLFSRAGAVPGQTHLGSVKTQIGHTKCAAGLAGLIKASLAVYHGVKPPTLHLQQPNAYYKAETSPFAFNSETGLWADKNRYAGISAFGFGGTNFHTVIANHPKEDDSAVLQSWPSELFVFRGDTYEEAKIQLNQIKSLLEINDSIALKDIAYSLAIHSEKQVQLSIVADTAEHLMMNIELALSGIESKNTFTVNKKEGKVAFLFPGQGSQRINMARDLFVAFPEMRKLIDSYPELEKVIFPSKTFDELTLKQQKETIKDTRLAQPLLGIVDLALAKFLQSIGIVPDMLAGHSYGELPALCFAGVFEEEKLVDLSIQRAKSILNSVEGGDPGSMIAVSSTRENLQPILEQVEGCYPVNYNAPTQCVVAGSTEAINTLMEILKQEKISAKKLEVACAFHSPLLAKSKGLYESVLKDVPFNEMQIPVWSNTTAEIYPANVSDIKERLTDHLVQPVRFVEELQAMYNDGARIFIEVGPGKVLTGLTKSCLEKDHLTLFVEDNNSNKLTHLLSTLAQYLGTGRNFNIAKLFDGRNVKLIQIDQPELYKKSPAIWRVNGQAAYPTTGSLPANGALPIINPLQMNNFTNTQNPPVENQSNTERMLQEYLNSMKLMIQAQRDVMLTFLGQHPQVHQAPVVYNAPVQNIPTQNIQAPVVSMPNNDGAEKTVIIPVKQSPVKDIKTLLLQVVSDKTGYPHEMLGMEMDLEADLSIDSIKRVEIIGTLKAELGSFSSNNANEDTIMEQLAGIKTLNGLVSWLTEYSGANTRSSEKNVCAQTAPPKAQNQAVFSLEELQTAILNIVSDKTGYPKEMLGLDLDLEADLSIDSIKRMEIIGDLKTKIGFGSDMEQADDVMEKLAAIKTLNGLASWINEMNGNSTPEPEQNPLSRLRFDLTPTNVSLIENNEILQGKRFAITQNDNSQTLAIKNELEKHGAIAELTDSDKDLKDFDGLIILDLFSSSIKHNIIDHVDLIKKMDLDKAKWIYLISDIPAHVQELTDTTLLRHYKGHPGLFKSLAREFEQTNCRLISLTSPQQIDQIAEITLKEILSTDKPSEVIYKNDQRHKVDIIPSPLSTGLSEAQIQLDQDSVVLVLGGAQGITSELAKHMSKAYPCTYILVGRSADPRNLTTNSELEAFKTKEEIRAYLIKSGTFTSPSEIEKETIKVYKNNQILRTIRDMEQLGNTIVYQSLDLCDENGLSELINSIYEKYNRLDGVIHGAGLLEDKLFKQKTTSSFGRVFDTKVKPLRVLAEQLRTDCQFVVLFSSIASVYGNKGQTDYAAANSVLDDYANALNKKLKGKVISINWGPWKGAGMVSPTLETEYERRGISLIPLEQGKEIFLNEIKYGTESQVLIMSGTNW, from the coding sequence ATGAAAAACGTAACCATTATCGGATTAACACCATTTGAAAAGCCTGATGTCAATCTCATGCTTGCATTGCATCAAGCGGGTGCTTTTCCTATCTTAAGCTTAGGACACGAGTTAGCAATTGCCCAGGAAGCATTGGATCAAATCAACAACACAAATATACCTTCCTATGGCGTTTATTTTCCTAACGACAGCCTGATTTCTCTTCAAATTTCGGAAAAAGTAACCGCGGCCATCCTTCCTTTCGGCACATCGATGAATCTTCTTCCAAATCTGCCTGTTATTTATCAGGTGTGCAGTCTTGAAGAAGCTTTAAAAGCCGAACAGTCGGGAGCAACAGGCATCATCATAAAAGGTAACGAAGCAGGAGGATTAGTGGGCTACGAATCGACATTTGTACTGTTTCAGCGCATTATCAAAGAAATCCGCAGCATTCCTGTATGGCTGCAAGGCGGAATCGGACTTCACACCGCAGCCGCAGCAAAAGCCCTCGGAGCGACAGGCATCGTGCTAGACAGCCAGCTCGCGTTATTCCCGGAAAGTTTTGTTTCAAAAGAAATAAAGGAATTATGTTCAAAATTGAATGGTACGGAAACCAAAATCATAGCCAATCATCGTGTTTTGGTAAGACCCAATTCACCCACCCTATCAGAAAATATAACCACTGAAGAGCTTAGAGAATATTTCAAAGATCTCGACATCAATAAGAGTTACATCCCAATGGGACAAGACATTTCTTTGGCCATCGACTTCTATGAAGATTTTAAAAATCTGAAAAAATTAGTTTTCGGTTTTAAAGAAGCCATGTACGGTCACCTGAAACAGGCCAAAGCACTTCTGGTAATCAATCAGGACAATATTTTGGCCAAAGATTTAGGGTTAAAATATCCCATCGCACAAGGTCCGATGACCCGCGTAAGTGATGTTCCCGAATTCGCCAATGCGGTTGCAGAAGCCGGGGCTTTACCTTTTGTTGCTTTATCTTTATTAAAAGGAAATCAGGCAAAATCTTTGGTATTTGATACTAAAAATTTGGCCGGAGAAAAAACCTGGGGTGTCGGAATTTTAGGATTTGCGCCACAGGAACTGAGAGATGAACAAACTTCCTATATTTTAGAAGCAAAACCACCTGTCGTTTTAATCGCAGGAGGAAGACCAGCCCAGGCAAAAGTTTTCGAAAAAGCCGGAATTAAAACATTTTTACACGTCCCCTCTCCTGCACTTTTAGATATTTTCTTGAAGGAAGGTGCTACGAACTTTATCTTTGAGGGTCGTGAATGTGGCGGTCACGTCGGTCCGCTTTCAAGCACGGTTCTTTGGGAAAAACAGATTGAAAGAATTTTAAAAGAAGACCACCCTGAAAACATCAGCGTATTTTTTGCAGGAGGAATTCACAACGATTTTTCAACGGCGTTCGTTTCCATCATGGCGGCTCCATTGGCTGCAAGAGGCGTAAAAATCGGTGTATTGATGGGAACAGCGTATCTCTACACACAGGAAGCTGTGGAATGTGGTGCGATTCAGGAAGAATTCCAGCTACAGGCAATGCAGGCAAAGGAAACAGTTTTATTGGAAACCGCTCCCGGACACGAAACGCGTTGTTTGGATACCGCTTTTGCTAAATATTTTAATGAAGAAAAAGCAAAATTAATCACTGCAGGAACCGATAAAAAAGAAGTTTGGGAAAAACTTGAAAAGTTAAATGTCGGACGCTTAAGAATTGCCGCAAAAGGCGTCGAACGTCAAGGCGATCAATTAATCAACATTCCTAAAGAAGATCAATTGGATTTGGGAATGTACATGATCGGACAAATCGCAACGATGCATGACAAGGTAATTTCTTTGAATGAATTGCATGAAAATGTTAGTATTAATAATCAAAAATATATTCAGGAAGCTGAACTTTCAGAAGAACCCGTTTCAGTAGAAAAACCTTTAGACATTGCCATCATCGGTATGGAATGTATTTTCCCTGATGCTAAAAATCTCGAAGAATATTGGAAAAACATTATCCTTGGAAAAGACAGTGTAACGGAAGTTCCTGACGAAAGATGGAATAAAGAATTATACTATCACCCCGATTCCAACGAAGCCGATGTTTCCCACTCAAAATGGGGCGGATTTATCCCGAAAATCGATTTTGATCCATTAGAATTCGGAATTCCACCACAATCTCTGGCTGCGATCGAACCAACACAATTGCTGACTTTATTAGTCGCCAAACGTGCCATGGAAGATGCAGGGTATGATAAACACGCCAACAGAGAAAATATCTCTGTAATTATCGGTGCTGAAGGTGGTAATGACCTGGCCAACAGCTACAGTTTCAGAGGCTTTTACAAGCAGGTTTTCGGTGAGCTTCATGAGGAAGTTAAGGAAGCTTTTCCTCACACCACAGAAGATTCTTTCCCTGGAATTTTAGCGAATGTTATTGCAGGAAGAATTACCAACCGTTTAGATTTAGGCGGAAGAAATTATACCGTAGATGCAGCTTGTGCTTCCTCTTTGGCAGCGCTTGAACTGGCTTGTCAGGAACTGGTTTTAGGCAAATCAGACATGGTATTGGCAGGCGGTGCCGATTTACACAACGGTATCAATGATTATCTGATGTTTTCCAGCACGCATGCCCTTTCCAGAAAAGGAAGATGCGCGACTTTCGATAATGAAGCCGATGGAATCGCTTTGGGTGAAGGCGTTGCTATTTTAGTGTTAAAAAGATATGAAGACGCCATAAAAGACGGCGACAGAATTTATTCAGTAATAAAAGGTGTCGGCGGATCGAGTGACGGAAAAGCGCTCGGATTGACCGCTCCGAGAAAAATCGGACAGGTTCGCGCGCTCGAAAGAGCTTATTCCCAAGCAGGGATCAGTCCTTCCTCAGTCGGATTGGTGGAAGCGCACGGAACAGGAACCGTTGTTGGAGATAAAACGGAATTGAGTGCATTAACAAATTTATTCAGTCGTGCGGGAGCGGTGCCGGGACAGACGCATTTAGGCTCAGTAAAAACTCAGATCGGACATACAAAATGTGCAGCTGGATTGGCAGGTTTAATTAAGGCTTCTCTGGCGGTTTATCACGGAGTAAAACCTCCAACGCTTCATCTTCAGCAGCCGAATGCATATTATAAGGCAGAAACAAGCCCTTTTGCTTTCAATTCAGAAACCGGACTTTGGGCAGATAAAAACCGTTATGCAGGAATTAGTGCCTTTGGTTTTGGTGGAACGAATTTCCATACGGTCATTGCCAATCATCCGAAAGAAGATGATTCTGCGGTGCTGCAGTCATGGCCTTCGGAATTATTTGTTTTCCGTGGAGATACGTATGAGGAAGCTAAAATTCAATTAAATCAAATTAAATCTTTACTTGAAATTAATGACAGCATTGCTTTAAAAGATATTGCTTACAGTTTAGCCATACATTCAGAAAAACAGGTTCAGTTGAGCATCGTTGCCGATACCGCCGAACATTTGATGATGAATATCGAATTGGCGTTGTCCGGAATTGAAAGCAAAAACACATTTACTGTTAATAAAAAAGAAGGAAAAGTAGCGTTCTTATTCCCAGGACAGGGCAGCCAGCGCATCAACATGGCTCGTGATTTATTCGTTGCCTTCCCTGAAATGCGAAAATTAATCGATTCTTATCCTGAACTGGAGAAAGTAATTTTCCCGTCAAAAACATTTGATGAATTAACTTTAAAACAACAAAAAGAAACGATAAAAGATACCCGTTTAGCGCAACCTTTACTAGGAATCGTTGATTTGGCATTAGCTAAATTCTTACAATCCATCGGCATTGTTCCGGATATGTTGGCGGGTCACAGCTATGGAGAATTGCCGGCATTGTGTTTCGCAGGGGTTTTCGAAGAAGAAAAACTGGTTGATTTAAGTATTCAAAGAGCTAAATCTATTTTAAATTCCGTTGAAGGCGGTGATCCCGGTTCTATGATTGCGGTGAGCTCGACAAGAGAAAACTTACAGCCTATTTTAGAACAAGTTGAAGGTTGTTATCCGGTAAATTATAACGCCCCGACTCAATGTGTAGTGGCAGGAAGCACGGAAGCCATCAACACATTAATGGAAATCTTAAAACAGGAAAAAATCTCTGCTAAAAAACTGGAAGTTGCCTGCGCATTTCACAGTCCGCTATTGGCAAAATCTAAAGGTTTATATGAATCTGTTTTAAAGGATGTCCCATTTAACGAAATGCAAATTCCGGTTTGGTCGAACACGACAGCAGAAATCTATCCTGCAAACGTTTCAGACATCAAAGAAAGATTAACCGACCATTTGGTACAGCCTGTAAGATTCGTGGAAGAACTTCAGGCGATGTACAACGACGGTGCAAGAATATTCATCGAAGTCGGCCCCGGAAAAGTATTGACAGGATTAACAAAATCTTGTCTGGAAAAAGATCATTTAACGCTTTTTGTTGAAGATAATAATTCTAACAAATTAACACATCTTCTTTCAACGCTTGCCCAATATTTGGGAACAGGCCGAAACTTCAATATTGCTAAACTTTTCGACGGTCGAAACGTGAAATTAATTCAAATCGACCAGCCCGAACTGTACAAAAAAAGTCCTGCCATCTGGCGTGTAAACGGACAGGCAGCTTATCCAACGACAGGTTCACTTCCTGCCAACGGTGCATTACCCATCATAAATCCACTTCAAATGAACAATTTCACCAATACTCAAAATCCTCCGGTTGAAAATCAATCCAATACAGAACGTATGCTTCAGGAATATTTAAACAGCATGAAGCTCATGATTCAGGCGCAACGTGATGTGATGCTTACCTTTTTGGGACAACATCCTCAGGTTCACCAAGCTCCGGTCGTTTACAATGCTCCCGTCCAAAACATTCCTACTCAGAATATTCAGGCGCCGGTTGTTTCGATGCCCAATAATGATGGTGCAGAAAAAACGGTGATCATTCCCGTAAAACAGTCTCCGGTAAAGGATATTAAAACATTACTGCTTCAGGTGGTAAGTGATAAAACAGGCTATCCTCACGAAATGTTGGGCATGGAAATGGATTTGGAAGCAGATTTAAGTATCGACTCCATTAAAAGAGTTGAAATCATTGGTACGTTGAAAGCTGAATTAGGCTCATTTTCTTCAAATAACGCAAATGAAGATACCATCATGGAGCAATTGGCGGGAATTAAAACATTAAACGGTTTGGTTTCCTGGCTAACAGAATATAGCGGGGCAAATACAAGAAGTTCAGAGAAAAATGTCTGCGCACAAACAGCACCTCCAAAAGCTCAAAATCAGGCTGTTTTTTCTCTTGAAGAACTTCAGACGGCTATTTTAAATATTGTAAGCGATAAAACAGGCTATCCAAAGGAAATGTTGGGCTTAGATCTTGATTTAGAGGCAGATTTAAGCATCGATTCCATCAAACGTATGGAAATTATCGGTGATCTTAAAACAAAAATCGGTTTCGGTAGCGACATGGAACAGGCTGATGATGTAATGGAAAAATTAGCTGCGATTAAAACATTGAACGGATTAGCTTCATGGATCAACGAAATGAATGGAAACAGCACGCCTGAACCGGAACAAAATCCATTGTCACGTCTTCGTTTCGACCTGACTCCCACTAATGTTTCTTTAATTGAAAATAATGAAATTCTACAAGGAAAACGTTTTGCCATCACTCAAAACGATAACAGCCAAACCTTAGCCATCAAAAACGAACTTGAAAAGCATGGCGCGATTGCAGAATTGACTGATTCTGATAAAGATTTAAAAGACTTTGACGGATTAATTATCCTTGATCTCTTCTCATCTTCTATAAAACACAATATCATCGACCATGTTGATTTAATCAAAAAAATGGATCTCGATAAAGCAAAATGGATTTATTTAATTTCAGACATTCCGGCTCACGTTCAGGAACTGACGGACACTACCCTTTTGCGCCATTACAAAGGACATCCGGGACTTTTCAAAAGCTTAGCCCGTGAGTTTGAACAGACCAATTGCAGATTGATCAGCTTAACTTCTCCTCAACAAATCGATCAGATCGCAGAAATTACTTTAAAAGAAATATTATCGACCGATAAACCTTCTGAGGTTATTTATAAAAACGACCAAAGACATAAAGTAGACATTATCCCATCACCTTTGTCAACAGGTTTGAGTGAAGCACAAATTCAATTGGATCAAGATTCTGTTGTTTTGGTTCTTGGCGGCGCACAGGGAATTACTTCCGAACTCGCAAAACATATGTCAAAGGCTTATCCTTGTACTTATATTTTGGTAGGAAGATCGGCAGATCCGAGAAATCTGACAACCAATAGTGAATTAGAAGCATTCAAAACCAAGGAAGAAATAAGAGCTTATCTTATCAAATCCGGAACATTTACTTCGCCCTCTGAAATCGAAAAAGAAACAATAAAAGTTTATAAAAACAACCAGATTCTACGCACCATCCGAGATATGGAACAATTGGGAAATACAATTGTTTACCAATCATTAGACCTTTGCGATGAAAATGGGTTGTCTGAATTAATTAATTCTATTTATGAAAAATACAACCGTTTAGATGGCGTAATTCACGGTGCTGGATTGTTGGAAGATAAATTATTTAAGCAAAAAACAACAAGCTCTTTCGGACGTGTTTTCGATACTAAAGTAAAACCGCTTCGTGTATTGGCTGAGCAACTTCGTACCGATTGTCAGTTTGTAGTGTTATTCTCAAGCATTGCGTCGGTGTATGGAAATAAAGGTCAAACCGACTACGCAGCCGCAAACTCAGTTTTAGACGATTATGCCAATGCTTTAAATAAAAAATTAAAAGGAAAAGTAATCTCCATCAACTGGGGTCCGTGGAAAGGAGCAGGAATGGTTTCACCAACTCTGGAAACAGAATATGAAAGAAGAGGTATTTCTTTAATTCCGTTGGAACAGGGCAAGGAAATTTTCCTGAATGAAATAAAATACGGAACTGAAAGTCAGGTATTAATCATGTCTGGAACTAACTGGTAA